Proteins found in one Triticum urartu cultivar G1812 chromosome 4, Tu2.1, whole genome shotgun sequence genomic segment:
- the LOC125553449 gene encoding uncharacterized protein LOC125553449, with translation MRPRRRPPCPRRAYIRRPPPRLLLPPSTCFDDGADHLHLLPLLHQPPLPSSTMASATPSFHRAADHLRRRSPPRPPPPVRPDLAPFRLDLPPFLRDLPRAAACISSLLCVMENPPAVCTLRLPEDAAGKAQAPLSRWGFVHVACRQTRTTSHATLATSISRRPTRGRGDRGKHSPDHISFILNRQHRTHFWFLFQQQPLPKFGILDGDRASLFRSPGCSSGAGQRAHSTLQCLRSHMSLWPRKRWRRGSKSCFLGMQ, from the exons AtgcgcccccgccgccgcccacccTGTCCCCGACGAGCCTATATCCGCCGCCCCCCGCCGCGCCTCCTGCTGCCTCCCTCGACCTGCTTCGACGACGGCGCCGaccacctccaccttcttccACTGCTGCACCAGCCACCGCTACCTTCTTCCACCATGGCGTCGGCCACCCCCTCCTTCCACCGTGCCGCCGACCACCTCCGTCGTCGCTCTCCACCCCGACCACCTCCGCCAGTGCGGCCAGACCTCGCCCCTTTCCGGCTCGACCTTCCCCCCTTCCTACGCGACCTGCCACGCGCCGCTGCCTGCATCTCGTCGTTGTTATGCGTCATGGAGAACCCACCTGCGGTCTGCACCCTACGCCTCCCCGAGGATGCCGCCGGCAAAGCTCAGGCACCGCTCTCCCGGTGGGGATTCGTCCATGTCGCGTGTAGGCAGACGCGAACCACCTCGCATGCCACGCTGGCCACATCCATCTCGCGGCGACCAACGCGAGGCCGAGGCGACCGTGGCAAACACAGTCCGGATCACATCTCCTTCATCTTAAACCGACAGCATCGAACCCATTTTTGGTTCCTCTTCCAGCAGCAGCCGCTGCCCAAGTTCGGAATTCTGGATGGCGACCGCGCCTCCTTG TTCAGAAGTCCAGGTTGTTCAAGCGGCGCGGGCCAACGTGCACACTCAACTCTGCAGTGCCTGAGAAGCCACATGAGTCTCTGGCCTAGGAAGAGATGGAGAAGGGGCTCAAAAAGCTGCTTTCTAGGGATGCAATGA